In one Silene latifolia isolate original U9 population chromosome 10, ASM4854445v1, whole genome shotgun sequence genomic region, the following are encoded:
- the LOC141608632 gene encoding putative F-box/kelch-repeat protein At1g13200: MYSFKIEENMGDKQPINAKEKQVSYQQSYLSDDFIIHEILTRLPVKSILRFKSVSKQWYSTLSSSNFATFHLMKFPLFHPSAPVNTLFIESDNNFYLFSYKDDDQIPGNLEDNLVKLEFDYDLENNLKLTGCCNGLVCLSRPLGEYFFLWNPATRKLHKYLSDGYLKTLVGTYNYIAYGFGKNKWRKIEFDHVFFPYGKPMLLDEKLYWVSIIEHVGSVIVCFDLGLEKFDIIKLNMLTGFAYLVAMGGRLSDFKYDGTDSSDELKLIQILGSSITIEKSIDLSKEMRLDGESQMIGYTRTGSFFVAGNSQDVDIDVVEERRLWRKRLWLVDTGMKPMQCTSLLNGDRPINIARYVPSLVSPFPIEES; this comes from the exons ATGTACAGTTTTAAGATCGAAGAAAATATGGGAGACAAACAGCCAATTAATGCCAAGGAGAAACAAGTTAGTTATCAACAAAGCTATCTCTCTGATGATTTTATTATTCACGAAATTCTAACGAGATTACCAGTTAAATCCATTCTTCGATTTAAGTCAGTTTCGAAACAATGGTACTCTACTCTTTCTTCTTCCAATTTTGCTACTTTTCACCTTATGAAATTCCCCTTGTTTCACCCTTCTGCTCCGGTAAACACCTTGTTTATCGAGAGTGATAATAATTTTTACCTATTTTCTTATAAAGATGATGATCAAATTCCTGGTAACTTAGAAGATAATTTGGTTAAACTAGAATTCGATTATGATCTCGAAAATAATCTTAAGCTTACGGGATGCTGTAACGGGTTGGTTTGTTTAAGCCGGCCTTTAGGTGAATACTTCTTTTTATGGAATCCGGCAACCCGCAAACTGCACAAATATCTATCAGATGGGTATTTAAAAACTCTTGTTGGAACATATAATTATATAGCTTATGGATTTGG GAAAAATAAGTGGAGAAAAATTGAATTTGACCATGTGTTTTTCCCTTATGGAAAACCAATGCTTCTTGATGAAAAATTATATTGGGTTAGTATAATTGAGCATGTCGGCTCCGTAATTGTTTGCTTTGATTTGGGGCTAGAGAAGTTTGACATAATTAAGTTGAACATGTTGACCGGTTTCGCCTACTTAGTAGCCATGGGAGGACGTTTGAGCGATTTCAAATATGATGGTACAGATAGTAGTGACGAGTTAAAATTAATTCAAATACTGGGATCATCTATTACTATAGAGAAATCTATTGATCTTTCGAAGGAGATGAGATTAGACGGCGAATCTCAAATGATTGGGTACACGAGGACTGGCAGCTTTTTTGTGGCGGGGAATTCCCAAGACGTGGATATCGATGTGGTAGAGGAAAGGCGGCTTTGGCGTAAAAggttgtggttagttgacacggGTATGAAACCTATGCAATGCACATCACTTTTGAATGGTGATAGGCCAATTAACATTGCAAGATATGTTCCAAGCCTAGTTTCGCCTTTTCCCATTGAGGAGTCGTAG
- the LOC141608633 gene encoding F-box/kelch-repeat protein At3g23880-like produces the protein MSVSKQWYSTLSSSKFTTFHHLMKSPFSHPSSPQNTLFIQWLNEFYLFYYDDDQNPGNLVDSLVKLHVSFGVNDYPKLIGCCNGLVCLSGPFSDYIILWNLAARKLHKYWSDEYLERIHYVTHGFGYVSSVDDYKYVRILTLGWESGQGSNIAHIFSFRESKWRKIEFDHDVIVRPYGKPVLLDEKLYWASYTQHVVSVIVSFNLGLEKFHIIKLNVAYLAT, from the coding sequence ATGTCAGTTTCGAAACAATGGTATTCTACTCTTTCTTCTTCCAAATTTACTACTTTTCATCATCTTATGAAATCTCCCTTTTCTCACCCTTCTTCTCCACAAAACACCTTGTTTATCCAGTGGTTGAATGAGTTTTATCTATTTTATTATGATGATGATCAAAATCCTGGTAACTTAGTAGATAGTTTGGTTAAACTACACGTCAGCTTTGGTGTCAATGATTATCCTAAGCTTATAGGATGCTGTAATGGGTTGGTGTGTTTAAGTGGACCTTTTAGTGATTACATCATTTTATGGAACCTGGCTGCCCGCAAGCTGCACAAATATTGGTCAGATGAGTATTTAGAGCGTATTCATTATGTAACTCATGGATTTGGGTATGTATCATCTGTTGATGACTATAAATATGTTCGAATTTTAACACTAGGATGGGAAAGTGGACAAGGTAGTAATATTGCTCATATCTTCTCTTTCAGGGAAAGTAAGTGGAGAAAAATTGAATTTGACCATGATGTTATTGTTCGTCCTTACGGAAAACCAGTGCTTCTTGATGAAAAATTATATTGGGCTAGTTATACTCAACATGTTGTCtctgtaattgtttcctttaATTTAGGATTAGAGAAGTTTCACATAATTAAGTTGAACGTGGCCTACTTGGCTACTTAG
- the LOC141608634 gene encoding F-box protein CPR1-like, which produces MTEIKKNHVIEQQRYLSDDLILHEILIRLPVKSILRFKIVSKLWYSTLSSSKFANYHLMKFRISPPSAPVNTLFIESCRNYYLFSYNDAKNSGKLKDKCVKLDIDFGVEGYFNFTGCCNGLICLTHDSDKFFVLWNPATRKLHKYESDVFLNPFNVLNPNPRIATGFGYVSSVDDYKYVRILTLSLETVPVNSNIVHIFSIRKNKWRKIDFDDNAVFPYGQPVLFNEKLYWAGYRKQGAINFNHHIFCFDLRLEKINVIRLNLDDFVYLGVMEGCLIKLNYEKNKGHELRMRIMESPMIETSFRFPKGMVLDISSQMVPYTKTGSFFVTGSSIEVVKSGNAHRTALWLVDAGMKPMKCTTLLKFTDSIIISSYVPSLLSPFPIEELSEAQRL; this is translated from the coding sequence ATGACGGAGATTAAGAAGAATCATGTTATTGAGCAACAACGCTACCTCTCTGATGATCTCATTCTCCACGAAATTCTTATAAGATTACCCGTTAAATCCATTCTTCGATTTAAGATAGTTTCAAAACTATGGTACTCTACTCTTTCTTCTTCCAAATTTGCTAATTATCACCTTATGAAATTCCGCATCTCTCCCCCTTCTGCTCCGGTTAACACCTTGTTTATCGAGAGTTGTAGGAATTATTACCTATTTTCTTACAATGATGCTAAAAATTCTGGTAAGTTAAAAGATAAATGCGTTAAACTAGACATCGACTTTGGTGTGGAAGGTTATTTTAATTTTACGGGATGCTGCAATGGGTTGATTTGTTTAACCCACGATTCTGATAAATTCTTCGTTTTATGGAATCCAGCTACCCGTAAACTACACAAATATGAATCAGATGTGTTTTTGAACCCTTTTAATGTACTAAACCCAAACCCCCGTATAGCTACTGGATTTGGGTACGTATCATCTGTGGACGACTATAAATATGTTCGAATTTTGACACTGAGTTTGGAAACTGTACCCGTTAATAGTAATATTGTTCATATCTTCTCTATTAGAAAAAATAAGTGGAGAAAAATTGATTTCGACGATAATGCTGTTTTTCCTTATGGACAACCAGTCCTTTTTAATGAAAAATTATATTGGGCTGGTTATAGGAAACAAGGTGCAATCAATTTCAATCATCATATTTTTTGCTTTGATTTAAGGCTAGAGAAGATTAACGTAATTAGGTTAAATTTGGACGATTTCGTCTACTTAGGAGTCATGGAAGGGTGTTTGATCAAGCTCAATTACGAAAAAAATAAAGGTCACGAATTAAGAATGCGAATAATGGAATCTCCAATGATAGAGACCTCTTTTCGTTTTCCAAAGGGAATGGTATTAGATATATCCTCTCAAATGGTTCCGTATACGAAGACTGGCAGTTTTTTTGTGACGGGGTCATCTATTGAGGTGGTTAAATCAGGGAATGCTCACCGTACAGCGCTGTGGTTAGTTGATGCAGGTATGAAACCTATGAAATGCACAACACTTTTGAAGTTCACTGATTCGATTATTATTTCAAGTTATGTTCCAAGCCTACTTTCGCCTTTTCCCATTGAGGAGTTGTCGGAAGCACAGAGATTGTAG
- the LOC141608635 gene encoding F-box/kelch-repeat protein At3g23880-like produces MGDKHPTNAKKKQVIDQQPYLSDDFIIEEILTRLPVKSVLRFKSVSKQWYSALSSSEFANVHLMRSPFSHPSAPVNSLFIKNLKNYYLVSFDDDDQISGNFEDNMFKLDVDFGIEYEEYLQFIGCSNGLICLTIFFHPSLVSISDDSYLILWNPATRKLHKYESGCYLKHMDDDGRSAFVARGFGYASSVDDYKYVRILRFLGRNKRNTIIVHIFSVRENKWRKIDFDFDFDCYFDPQGRAMLIDEKLYWESLRMSGDRIVIGSFDLEVERFEIHEFNLGDPDFFFDSFNSLLGVMGDCLSKLVNSMTNRSDTLMHILESPTRTKSICLPKGLLLDKCSQMIGFTKTGKIFVTGGFRSDVVRDDRSNYQSALQLLDIGRKPMQHSILMKFNGLVNIAKYVPSFASPCPIELSKT; encoded by the coding sequence ATGGGAGATAAACATCCAACTAATGCTAAGAAGAAACAAGTTATTGACCAACAACCCTACCTCTCTGATGATTTTATTATCGAAGAAATTCTTACGAGATTACCCGTTAAATCCGTTCTTAGATTTAAGTCAGTTTCCAAACAATGGTATTCTGCTCTTTCTTCTTCCGAATTTGCCAATGTCCACCTTATGAGATCCCCCTTTTCTCACCCTTCTGCTCCAGTTAACAGCTTGTTTATCAAAAATCTTAAAAATTATTACCTAGTTtcttttgatgatgatgatcaaaTTTCGGGTAATTTTGAAGATAATATGTTTAAACTAGACGTAGACTTTGGCATCGAGTACGAAGAATATCTTCAATTTATAGGATGTTCCAATGGGTTGATTTGTTTAACTATATTTTTTCACCCGTCCCTTGTTTCTATATCTGATGATAGTTACTTAATTTTATGGAACCCGGCTACCCGAAaattgcacaaatatgagtctGGTTGTTATTTAAAGCATATGGATGATGATGGTCGTAGCGCGTTTGTAGCTCGTGGATTTGGGTATGCATCCTCTGTCGATGATTATAAATATGTTCGAATTTTGAGATTTTTGGGTAGAAATAAACGAAATACTATTATTGTTCATATCTTCTCTGTTAGAGAAAACAAGTGGAGaaaaattgattttgattttgattttgattgttaTTTTGATCCTCAAGGAAGAGCAATGCTTATTGATGAAAAATTGTACTGGGAATCTTTGAGGATGAGCGGAGATAGAATTGTAATTGGTAGTTTCGATTTGGAGGTTGAGCGGTTTGAAATACATGAGTTCAACTTGGGAGACCCGGACTTCTTCTTCGATTCCTTCAATTCCTTATTAGGAGTCATGGGAGACTGTTTGAGCAAGTTGGTTAATAGTATGACAAATAGAAGTGACACGTTAATGCACATATTGGAATCGCCTACAAGAACTAAGTCTATTTGTCTGCCAAAGGGATTGCTTTTAGACAAATGCTCTCAAATGATCGGGTTTACAAAGACTGGTAAGATTTTTGTGACGGGAGGATTCAGGAGTGATGTGGTAAGGGATGACCGAAGTAATTACCAGAGTGCATTGCAGTTACTTGACATAGGTAGAAAACCCATGCAACACTCGATACTCATGAAGTTCAATGGGTTGGTTAATATCGCAAAATATGTTCCAAGCTTTGCTTCGCCTTGCCCTATTGAGTTGTCCAAGACATAG